A section of the Oncorhynchus nerka isolate Pitt River linkage group LG3, Oner_Uvic_2.0, whole genome shotgun sequence genome encodes:
- the sf3b1 gene encoding splicing factor 3B subunit 1 isoform X1 gives MAKVAKTHEDIEAQILEIQGMKAALVEEGADQGVGLDSTGYYDQEIYGGSDSRFAGYVTSIAANEQEDDDEEDSSTSLLGQKKPGYHAPVAILNAIPQSDEQYDPFAEHRPAKIAEREDEYKARRRQMIISPERLDPFADGGKTPDPKLQSRSYMDVMKEQHLTKEEKEIRQQMAEKAKTGDLKAVNGSAASQAAAAAAKRKRRWDQTAEKQDQSGTPSNTGTPKKMSSWDQADQAAEQTPGHTPGHTPSNSRWDETPGRNKGSETPGATPSSRMWDPTPSHTPAGAATPGRGDTPGHTTPGHGGATGSVRKNRWDETPKTERETPGHGSGWAETPRTDRGDESVGETPTPGASKRKSRWDETPASQMGSSTPLMTPGKTPIGTPAMNMATPSPGHLMSMTPEQLQAWRWEREIDERNRPLTDDELDAMFPEGYKVLPPPAGYVPIRTPARKLSATPTPMGGMTGFHMQQEDRSMKQINDQPSGNLPFLKPDDIQYFDKLLVEVDESTLSPEEQKERKIMKLLLKIKNGTPPMRKAALRQITDKAREFGAGPLFNQILPLLMSPTLEDQERHLLVKVIDRILYKLDDLVRPYVHKILVVIEPLLIDEDYYARVEGREIISNLAKAAGLATMISTMRPDIDNMDEYVRNTTARAFAVVASALGIPSLLPFLKAVCKSKKSWQARHTGIKIVQQIAILMGCAILPHLRSLVEIIEHGLVDEQQKVRTISALAIAALAEAATPYGIESFDSVLKPLWKGIRQHRGKGLAAFLKAIGYLIPLMDAEYANYYTREVMLILIREFQSPDEEMKKIVLKVVKQCCGTDGVEANYIKTEILPPFFKHFWQHRMALDRRNYRQLVDTTVELANKVGAAEIISRIVDDLKDEAEQYRKMVMETIEKIMGNLGAADIDHKLEEQLIDGILYAFQEQTTEDSVMLNGFGTVVNALGKRVKPYLPQICGTVLWRLNNKSAKVRQQAADLISRTAVVMKTCQEEKLMGHLGVVLYEYLGEEYPEVLGSILGALKAIVNVIGMHKMTPPIKDLLPRLTPILKNRHEKVQENCIDLVGRIADRGAEYVSAREWMRICFELLELLKAHKKAIRRATVNTFGYIAKAIGPHDVLATLLNNLKVQERQNRVCTTVAIAIVAETCSPFTVLPALMNEYRVPELNVQNGVLKSLSFLFEYIGEMGKDYIYAVTPLLEDALMDRDLVHRQTASAVVQHMSLGVYGFGCEDSLNHLLNYVWPNVFETSPHVIQAVMGALEGLRVAIGPCRMLQYCLQGLFHPARKVRDVYWKIYNSIYIGSQDALIAHYPHVYNDEKNPYLRYELEYFL, from the exons ATGGCGAAAGTCGCCAAAACACACGAAG ACATTGAGGCCCAGATCCTGGAGATCCAGGGTATGAAGGCTGCCCTGGTGGAGGAGGGAGCAGATCAGGGTGTGGGCCTGGACTCAACTGGATATTACGACCAGGAGATCTATGGTGGCAGTGACAGCCGCTTCGCTGGATATGTCACCTCCATTGCTGCCAATGAACAGGAGGAT GATGACGAGGAGGACTCTTCAACAAGTCTACTTGGACAGAAGAAACCGGGGTATCATGCTCCGGTGGCTATACTCAATGCGATACCACAGTCAGATGAACAG tacgACCCGTTCGCTGAGCACAGGCCCGCCAAGATTGCAGAGCGTGAGGACGAGTACAAGGCCAGACGACGACAGATGATCATCTCTCCGGAGCGACTCGACCCCTTTGCAGACG GGGGCAAAACGCCGGACCCAAAGCTGCAGTCCAGGTCGTACATGGATGTCATGAAGGAGCAGCACCTGACCAAAGAGGAG AAAGAGATCCGTCAGCAGATGGCAGAAAAGGCCAAGACGGGAGACCTGAAGGCTGTCAACGGCTCTGCTGCCTCCCAGGCTGCCGCTGCCGCCGCCAAGCGCAAACGCCGCTGGGACCAGACGGCCGAGAAACAGGACCAATCAGGAACCCCCAGCAACACCGGCACACCCAAGAAGATGTCTAGCTGGGACCAGGCTGACCAGGCTGCTGAG CAGACCCCAGGACACACCCCTGGCCACACCCCCTCCAACAGCCGCTGGGACGAGACCCCTGGCAGGAATAAGGGCAGCGAGACCCCAGGGGCCACTCCCAGCTCCCGGATGTGGGACCCAACCCCCAGCCACACCCCGGCCGGAGCAGCCACCCCGGGCAGGGGGGACACACCGGGACACACCACCCCCGGACATGGGGGAGCCACAGGCAGCGTGCGCAAAAACCGTTGGGATGAGACCCCCAAGACTGAGAGGGAGACCCCTGGTCATGGTAGTGGTTGGGCCGAGACTCCCCGTACAGACAGAGGAGACGAGTCTGTGGGAGAGACCCCCACCCCCGGGGCCAGTAAGAGGAAGTCCCGTTGGGACGAGACCCCTGCCAGCCAGATGGGCTCTTCCACTCCACTGATGACCCCTGGGAAGACCCCCATTGGAACCCCTGCCATGAATATGGCCACTCCCTCTCCAG GTCACCTGATGAGCATGACCCCAGAGCAGCTGCAGGCGTGGCGTTGGGAGAGGGAGATCGATGAGAGAAACCGACCTCTCACAGACGATGAGCTGGACGCCATGTTCCCAGAGGGATACAAG GTCCTTCCCCCACCAGCAGGCTATGTGCCCATCCGTACCCCGGCCCGGAAGCTGTCTGCCACACCCACACCCATGGGGGGCATGACGGGCTTCCACATGCAGCAGGAGGACCGCTCCATGAAGCAGATCAACGACCAGCCCAGTGGGAACCTGCCCTTCCTCAAACCAGACGACATCCAGTACTTTGATAAACTGCTGGTTGAGGTAGATGAGTCCACTCTGAGCCCAGAGGAACAGAAGGAGCGTAAGATCATGAAACTGCTGCTGAAGATCAAGAACGGAACACCTCCCATGAGAAAG GCTGCCCTGCGTCAGATCACAGACAAGGCGAGGGAGTTTGGAGCAGGGCCCCTGTTCAACCAGATCCTGCCCCTGCTCATGTCTCCTACTCTGGAGGACCAGGAGCGCCACCTACTGGTCAAGGTCATCGACCGCATCCTCTACAAGCTGGACGATCTCGTCCGCCCATACGTACACaag ATCCTGGTGGTGATTGAGCCCCTGCTGATTGATGAAGATTACTACgccagagtggagggcagagagaTCATCTCTAACTTGGCCAAG GCTGCCGGCCTGGCCACTATGATCTCCACCATGAGGCCTGATATTGACAACATGGATGAGTATGTCAGAAATACAACAGCCAGAGCTTTCGCTGTCGTAGCGTCCGCTCTGGGTATCCCATCCCTTCTGCCCTTCCTCAAGGCTGTGTGTAAGAGCAAGAAGTCATGGCAGGCCCGCCACACGGGCATCAAGATTGTCCAGCAGATCGCCATCCTCATGGGTTGTGCCATCTTGCCCCATCTGAGGAGTTTGGTGGAGATCATCGAGCATG GTCTGGTGGATGAGCAGCAGAAGGTGCGGACCATCAGTGCCCTGGCCATTGCTGCCCTGGCGGAGGCTGCCACTCCCTATGGTATCGAGTCCTTTGACTCCGTACTCAAACCCCTGTGGAAGGGTATCAGACAGCACAGAGGAAAG GGTCTGGCTGCGTTCCTGAAGGCCATTGGCTACCTGATCCCTCTAATGGATGCTGAGTATGCtaactactacaccagagaggtCATGTTGATCCTCATCAGAGAGTTCCAGTCCCCTGACGAGGAGATGAAGAAGATCGTGCTCAAG gTGGTGAAACAGTGCTGTGGTACTGACGGTGTGGAGGCCAACTACATCAAGACAGAGATCCTGCCCCCCTTCTTCAAGCACTTCTGGCAGCACAGGATGGCCCTGGACAGACGCAACTATAGACAG CTGGTggacaccacagtagagctggcCAACAAGGTGGGAGCAGCAGAGATCATCTCTCGTATAGTAGATGACCTGAAGGACGAAGCAGAGCAGTACAGGAAGATGGTGATGGAGACCATAGAGAAGATCATGGGGAACCTGGGAGCTGCTGACATCGACCACAAGCTGGAGGAGCAGCTGATCGACGGCATCCTGTACGCCTTCCAGGAACAGACCACTGAG GACTCTGTAATGCTGAACGGGTTTGGCACGGTGGTGAATGCCCTGGGGAAGAGGGTGAAGCCCTACCTGCCTCAGATCTGTGGTACGGTTCTGTGGCGTCTCAACAACAAGTCTGCCAAGGTCCGCCAGCAGGCTGCTGACCTCATCTCTCGTACCGCCGTGGTCATGAAGACCTGCCAGGAG GAGAAGCTGATGGGTCACCTGGGAGTGGTGTTATACGAGTACCTAGGAGAGGAGTATCCTGAAGTACTGGGAAGCATCCTCGGTGCTCTCAAGGCCATCGTCAACGTCATCG GCATGCATAAGATGACTCCACCAATCAAAGACCTGCTGCCGCGCCTGACGCCAATCTTGAAGAACAGACATGAGAAGGTGCAGGAGAACTGTATTGACCTGGTGGGCAGGATTGCTGACAG GGGTGCTGAGTACGTGTCGGCCAGGGAATGGATGCGGATCTGTTTTGAGCTGCTGGAGCTCCTGAAGGCCCACAAGAAGGCCATCCGCAGAGCCACTGTCAACACCTTTGGATACATCGCCAAGGCTATCGG acccCATGACGTGCTGGCCACACTACTAAACAACCTGAAGGTTCAGGAGCGTCAGAACAGAGTGTGTACTACCGTAGCCATCGCCATCGTGGCTGAGACCTGTTCTCCCTTCACCGTGCTCCCCGCGCTCATGAATGAGTACCGCGTGCCAGAGCTCAACGTGCAGAATGGCGTGCTCAAGTCTCTTTCCTTCCTGTTTGAGTACATTGGGGAGATGGGCAAGGACTACATTTACGCTGTCACACCCCTGCTGGAGGACGCActgatggacag AGACTTggtccacagacagacagccagtgcCGTGGTGCAGCACATGTCCCTGGGTGTCTACGGCTTCGGCTGTGAAGACTCTCTCAACCACCTGCTCAACTATGTGTGGCCCAACGTGTTTGAGACGTCGCCCCACGTCATCCAGGCTGTGATGGGGGCCTTGGAAGGCCTCAGGGTGGCCATCGGCCCCTGCCGCATGCTGCAGTATTGCCTACAG ggTCTGTTCCACCCAGCCAGGAAGGTGCGAGACGTCTACTGGAAGATCTACAACTCCATCTACATCGGCTCCCAGGATGCTCTCATTGCTCATTACCCACACGTCTACAACGATGAGAAGAACCCTTACCTCCGCTATGAGCTGGAGTACTTCTTGTGA
- the sf3b1 gene encoding splicing factor 3B subunit 1 isoform X2, producing the protein MAKVAKTHEDIEAQILEIQGMKAALVEEGADQGVGLDSTGYYDQEIYGGSDSRFAGYVTSIAANEQEDDDEEDSSTSLLGQKKPGYHAPVAILNAIPQSDEQYDPFAEHRPAKIAEREDEYKARRRQMIISPERLDPFADGGKTPDPKLQSRSYMDVMKEQHLTKEEKEIRQQMAEKAKTGDLKAVNGSAASQAAAAAAKRKRRWDQTAEKQDQSGTPSNTGTPKKMSSWDQADQAAETPGHTPGHTPSNSRWDETPGRNKGSETPGATPSSRMWDPTPSHTPAGAATPGRGDTPGHTTPGHGGATGSVRKNRWDETPKTERETPGHGSGWAETPRTDRGDESVGETPTPGASKRKSRWDETPASQMGSSTPLMTPGKTPIGTPAMNMATPSPGHLMSMTPEQLQAWRWEREIDERNRPLTDDELDAMFPEGYKVLPPPAGYVPIRTPARKLSATPTPMGGMTGFHMQQEDRSMKQINDQPSGNLPFLKPDDIQYFDKLLVEVDESTLSPEEQKERKIMKLLLKIKNGTPPMRKAALRQITDKAREFGAGPLFNQILPLLMSPTLEDQERHLLVKVIDRILYKLDDLVRPYVHKILVVIEPLLIDEDYYARVEGREIISNLAKAAGLATMISTMRPDIDNMDEYVRNTTARAFAVVASALGIPSLLPFLKAVCKSKKSWQARHTGIKIVQQIAILMGCAILPHLRSLVEIIEHGLVDEQQKVRTISALAIAALAEAATPYGIESFDSVLKPLWKGIRQHRGKGLAAFLKAIGYLIPLMDAEYANYYTREVMLILIREFQSPDEEMKKIVLKVVKQCCGTDGVEANYIKTEILPPFFKHFWQHRMALDRRNYRQLVDTTVELANKVGAAEIISRIVDDLKDEAEQYRKMVMETIEKIMGNLGAADIDHKLEEQLIDGILYAFQEQTTEDSVMLNGFGTVVNALGKRVKPYLPQICGTVLWRLNNKSAKVRQQAADLISRTAVVMKTCQEEKLMGHLGVVLYEYLGEEYPEVLGSILGALKAIVNVIGMHKMTPPIKDLLPRLTPILKNRHEKVQENCIDLVGRIADRGAEYVSAREWMRICFELLELLKAHKKAIRRATVNTFGYIAKAIGPHDVLATLLNNLKVQERQNRVCTTVAIAIVAETCSPFTVLPALMNEYRVPELNVQNGVLKSLSFLFEYIGEMGKDYIYAVTPLLEDALMDRDLVHRQTASAVVQHMSLGVYGFGCEDSLNHLLNYVWPNVFETSPHVIQAVMGALEGLRVAIGPCRMLQYCLQGLFHPARKVRDVYWKIYNSIYIGSQDALIAHYPHVYNDEKNPYLRYELEYFL; encoded by the exons ATGGCGAAAGTCGCCAAAACACACGAAG ACATTGAGGCCCAGATCCTGGAGATCCAGGGTATGAAGGCTGCCCTGGTGGAGGAGGGAGCAGATCAGGGTGTGGGCCTGGACTCAACTGGATATTACGACCAGGAGATCTATGGTGGCAGTGACAGCCGCTTCGCTGGATATGTCACCTCCATTGCTGCCAATGAACAGGAGGAT GATGACGAGGAGGACTCTTCAACAAGTCTACTTGGACAGAAGAAACCGGGGTATCATGCTCCGGTGGCTATACTCAATGCGATACCACAGTCAGATGAACAG tacgACCCGTTCGCTGAGCACAGGCCCGCCAAGATTGCAGAGCGTGAGGACGAGTACAAGGCCAGACGACGACAGATGATCATCTCTCCGGAGCGACTCGACCCCTTTGCAGACG GGGGCAAAACGCCGGACCCAAAGCTGCAGTCCAGGTCGTACATGGATGTCATGAAGGAGCAGCACCTGACCAAAGAGGAG AAAGAGATCCGTCAGCAGATGGCAGAAAAGGCCAAGACGGGAGACCTGAAGGCTGTCAACGGCTCTGCTGCCTCCCAGGCTGCCGCTGCCGCCGCCAAGCGCAAACGCCGCTGGGACCAGACGGCCGAGAAACAGGACCAATCAGGAACCCCCAGCAACACCGGCACACCCAAGAAGATGTCTAGCTGGGACCAGGCTGACCAGGCTGCTGAG ACCCCAGGACACACCCCTGGCCACACCCCCTCCAACAGCCGCTGGGACGAGACCCCTGGCAGGAATAAGGGCAGCGAGACCCCAGGGGCCACTCCCAGCTCCCGGATGTGGGACCCAACCCCCAGCCACACCCCGGCCGGAGCAGCCACCCCGGGCAGGGGGGACACACCGGGACACACCACCCCCGGACATGGGGGAGCCACAGGCAGCGTGCGCAAAAACCGTTGGGATGAGACCCCCAAGACTGAGAGGGAGACCCCTGGTCATGGTAGTGGTTGGGCCGAGACTCCCCGTACAGACAGAGGAGACGAGTCTGTGGGAGAGACCCCCACCCCCGGGGCCAGTAAGAGGAAGTCCCGTTGGGACGAGACCCCTGCCAGCCAGATGGGCTCTTCCACTCCACTGATGACCCCTGGGAAGACCCCCATTGGAACCCCTGCCATGAATATGGCCACTCCCTCTCCAG GTCACCTGATGAGCATGACCCCAGAGCAGCTGCAGGCGTGGCGTTGGGAGAGGGAGATCGATGAGAGAAACCGACCTCTCACAGACGATGAGCTGGACGCCATGTTCCCAGAGGGATACAAG GTCCTTCCCCCACCAGCAGGCTATGTGCCCATCCGTACCCCGGCCCGGAAGCTGTCTGCCACACCCACACCCATGGGGGGCATGACGGGCTTCCACATGCAGCAGGAGGACCGCTCCATGAAGCAGATCAACGACCAGCCCAGTGGGAACCTGCCCTTCCTCAAACCAGACGACATCCAGTACTTTGATAAACTGCTGGTTGAGGTAGATGAGTCCACTCTGAGCCCAGAGGAACAGAAGGAGCGTAAGATCATGAAACTGCTGCTGAAGATCAAGAACGGAACACCTCCCATGAGAAAG GCTGCCCTGCGTCAGATCACAGACAAGGCGAGGGAGTTTGGAGCAGGGCCCCTGTTCAACCAGATCCTGCCCCTGCTCATGTCTCCTACTCTGGAGGACCAGGAGCGCCACCTACTGGTCAAGGTCATCGACCGCATCCTCTACAAGCTGGACGATCTCGTCCGCCCATACGTACACaag ATCCTGGTGGTGATTGAGCCCCTGCTGATTGATGAAGATTACTACgccagagtggagggcagagagaTCATCTCTAACTTGGCCAAG GCTGCCGGCCTGGCCACTATGATCTCCACCATGAGGCCTGATATTGACAACATGGATGAGTATGTCAGAAATACAACAGCCAGAGCTTTCGCTGTCGTAGCGTCCGCTCTGGGTATCCCATCCCTTCTGCCCTTCCTCAAGGCTGTGTGTAAGAGCAAGAAGTCATGGCAGGCCCGCCACACGGGCATCAAGATTGTCCAGCAGATCGCCATCCTCATGGGTTGTGCCATCTTGCCCCATCTGAGGAGTTTGGTGGAGATCATCGAGCATG GTCTGGTGGATGAGCAGCAGAAGGTGCGGACCATCAGTGCCCTGGCCATTGCTGCCCTGGCGGAGGCTGCCACTCCCTATGGTATCGAGTCCTTTGACTCCGTACTCAAACCCCTGTGGAAGGGTATCAGACAGCACAGAGGAAAG GGTCTGGCTGCGTTCCTGAAGGCCATTGGCTACCTGATCCCTCTAATGGATGCTGAGTATGCtaactactacaccagagaggtCATGTTGATCCTCATCAGAGAGTTCCAGTCCCCTGACGAGGAGATGAAGAAGATCGTGCTCAAG gTGGTGAAACAGTGCTGTGGTACTGACGGTGTGGAGGCCAACTACATCAAGACAGAGATCCTGCCCCCCTTCTTCAAGCACTTCTGGCAGCACAGGATGGCCCTGGACAGACGCAACTATAGACAG CTGGTggacaccacagtagagctggcCAACAAGGTGGGAGCAGCAGAGATCATCTCTCGTATAGTAGATGACCTGAAGGACGAAGCAGAGCAGTACAGGAAGATGGTGATGGAGACCATAGAGAAGATCATGGGGAACCTGGGAGCTGCTGACATCGACCACAAGCTGGAGGAGCAGCTGATCGACGGCATCCTGTACGCCTTCCAGGAACAGACCACTGAG GACTCTGTAATGCTGAACGGGTTTGGCACGGTGGTGAATGCCCTGGGGAAGAGGGTGAAGCCCTACCTGCCTCAGATCTGTGGTACGGTTCTGTGGCGTCTCAACAACAAGTCTGCCAAGGTCCGCCAGCAGGCTGCTGACCTCATCTCTCGTACCGCCGTGGTCATGAAGACCTGCCAGGAG GAGAAGCTGATGGGTCACCTGGGAGTGGTGTTATACGAGTACCTAGGAGAGGAGTATCCTGAAGTACTGGGAAGCATCCTCGGTGCTCTCAAGGCCATCGTCAACGTCATCG GCATGCATAAGATGACTCCACCAATCAAAGACCTGCTGCCGCGCCTGACGCCAATCTTGAAGAACAGACATGAGAAGGTGCAGGAGAACTGTATTGACCTGGTGGGCAGGATTGCTGACAG GGGTGCTGAGTACGTGTCGGCCAGGGAATGGATGCGGATCTGTTTTGAGCTGCTGGAGCTCCTGAAGGCCCACAAGAAGGCCATCCGCAGAGCCACTGTCAACACCTTTGGATACATCGCCAAGGCTATCGG acccCATGACGTGCTGGCCACACTACTAAACAACCTGAAGGTTCAGGAGCGTCAGAACAGAGTGTGTACTACCGTAGCCATCGCCATCGTGGCTGAGACCTGTTCTCCCTTCACCGTGCTCCCCGCGCTCATGAATGAGTACCGCGTGCCAGAGCTCAACGTGCAGAATGGCGTGCTCAAGTCTCTTTCCTTCCTGTTTGAGTACATTGGGGAGATGGGCAAGGACTACATTTACGCTGTCACACCCCTGCTGGAGGACGCActgatggacag AGACTTggtccacagacagacagccagtgcCGTGGTGCAGCACATGTCCCTGGGTGTCTACGGCTTCGGCTGTGAAGACTCTCTCAACCACCTGCTCAACTATGTGTGGCCCAACGTGTTTGAGACGTCGCCCCACGTCATCCAGGCTGTGATGGGGGCCTTGGAAGGCCTCAGGGTGGCCATCGGCCCCTGCCGCATGCTGCAGTATTGCCTACAG ggTCTGTTCCACCCAGCCAGGAAGGTGCGAGACGTCTACTGGAAGATCTACAACTCCATCTACATCGGCTCCCAGGATGCTCTCATTGCTCATTACCCACACGTCTACAACGATGAGAAGAACCCTTACCTCCGCTATGAGCTGGAGTACTTCTTGTGA